Proteins encoded together in one Lathyrus oleraceus cultivar Zhongwan6 chromosome 5, CAAS_Psat_ZW6_1.0, whole genome shotgun sequence window:
- the LOC127081684 gene encoding uncharacterized protein LOC127081684: MAGRNVTAIATALFVELAKFHPHYSETTVEFLKFIKFENGLHPEIKQEIRYQQIRRFPQLVNNCRIYEDDSKDQSAYYKGLSERRGKQNLNSRKPYNAPADKGRQRDTDGKRQGGGGVPTHLKCYRCGELGHRVSECKNDVNKCYK; this comes from the exons ATGGCTGGAAGAAATGTCACTGCTATTGCTACTGCTTT ATTTGTGGAACTTGCTAAGTTCCATCCTCATTACAGTGAGACGACTGTTGAGTTCTTGAAGTTTATCAAATTCGAGAATGGTTTGCATCCTGAGATTAAGCAGGAGATTAGATACCAACAAATTAGGAGGTTTCCACAGTTGGTGAATAATTGTAGAATTTATGAGGATGATAGTAAGGATCAGTCGGCTTACTACAAGGGGCTGAGCGAGAGAAGAGGAAAGCAAAATTTGAATAGTAGGAAGCCATATAATGCTCCAGCTGATAAAGGTAGACAGAGAGATACTGATGGTAAGAGGCAAGGTGGGGGAGGTGTTCCTACTCATCTTAAGTGCTATAGGTGCGGTGAGTTAGGTCATCGTGTCAGTGAATGCAAGAATGATGTGAATAAGTGCTACAAGTGA